A window of Fibrobacter sp. UWB11 contains these coding sequences:
- a CDS encoding biopolymer transporter ExbD → MARKSRKYSEDVPFSLTSMMDMMTIILVFMIKNMDAEGQLLTQAENLILPISTSKVQPKEVSLTVVVDANYVIVDNEKVVPTADVLAQEDLLVTKVDEILKDRRAIEQEHALKMGLPADEAGHIIVQIDKNIPYDAMYKVMATCGFSGYTNIAFAVMQKNGGEE, encoded by the coding sequence ATGGCTAGAAAATCTCGTAAGTATAGCGAAGACGTACCTTTCTCCTTAACGTCCATGATGGACATGATGACCATCATCTTGGTGTTCATGATTAAGAACATGGACGCTGAAGGTCAGCTTTTGACTCAGGCAGAAAACTTGATTCTTCCGATCTCTACCTCTAAGGTTCAGCCGAAGGAAGTGTCTCTGACTGTCGTGGTCGATGCTAACTACGTTATCGTTGACAATGAAAAGGTCGTGCCGACCGCTGACGTTCTCGCTCAGGAAGACCTCCTCGTTACGAAGGTGGACGAAATCTTGAAGGATCGTCGCGCAATCGAACAGGAACACGCTCTCAAGATGGGCCTTCCTGCCGATGAAGCCGGTCACATCATTGTTCAGATTGACAAGAACATCCCGTATGATGCGATGTATAAGGTCATGGCTACTTGTGGCTTCTCCGGATACACGAACATCGCATTCGCCGTGATGCAGAAGAACGGCGGGGAGGAATAA